Proteins found in one Agaribacterium sp. ZY112 genomic segment:
- a CDS encoding UvrD-helicase domain-containing protein, with product MSELTLPKAQAIEERLPEDSKARELAVDVRRSFVVSAPAGSGKTGLLTLRVLKLLACVQQPEEILAITFTRKAAREMHERITSVLQQSRKLAPNSEAFAELDPYSKTLVSAGHAALARSQALSWDLLDNSQRLNISTIDGFCKSLCNALPFFSGLGAGAGIVDTPALVYMQAVESWLEAELKNEEHKNLSLLLSHFGGRVDRIAQLCAQLLAMREQWLPLVIAARQEQANLRQRFESVIQLWVERAIAQAATALASYEGDLLNLIRYAVSNKDEAKDASMLEALAEHLDAFPLGEHSVQWWQAFARFCLSGVGTANVAFRKRLDKNLGFPTGQGKEEKQLAKEKKEALKAIFAELLELDAVLDKLALIPKLPPARYSDEQWQLLDALLQVLPELAAELKLHFVAQAKTDFSEISIGAVTALNAQIGSMDLLQRLDYSLQHILIDEFQDTSQLQLELLMALTQEWSRDDGRSLFLVGDGMQSCYAFRNANVGIFLNMREHGLENIDIQALDLNVNFRSTPVVVNWVNDVFSYCFPDKNDTELGAVAYIPSQAFKLEDTNAAVTCVAHVDAEGSAEQEADYIVGQIQKLRLEAPDDSIAVLAKSRSHLEVLIAALRNEAVPYQAHEIDALASKRHVQDVLIIARLLVNPADELAWLALLRSPWCALGHEALSCVFSARPNECLPSSLLRKRMVLLAERDADAVQRLSAVLDVLEPLTQTNHLRSLSENVERAWLQLGGASLLLDEAQSQDVDTLLTLIAAHEDASTIRDWPAFSDALTRLYAAVPQSEHNPVQLMTMHKSKGLEFDAVFLPNLQKRGRGEDSEALYWMERLNDRRQTDFVLSPIATYDADDKVALTEFIKSQRKQQKRYEDQRVFYVACTRAKKRLYLSAQLKQAEDGQWLPPSSSSLLHAGWQTLQHEFRPAPEHIKAAALKEEQVSTLSSRFIYALAPSWKQEFEQRFKEAKAESPEPGFDNSQLDIHELWREHRSEESRAGTVLHQVLAQLCLRPDSAWHDFATRPESWLHLFRQQGIHASKAAPWINQFTRCVLKLQSEPQARWLLSPDYVLSKCEWPLTYLDARQRRKNVVLDRCFIDEQNCLWIVDYKSSSPKKGQNIDSFLTQEMDAYQAQLLAYSEAVGQWLSSQEKYKPQKIACALYFPLENVFFELKQPCLGF from the coding sequence ATGAGTGAGTTAACTCTGCCAAAGGCTCAAGCTATAGAAGAACGTCTGCCTGAAGACAGTAAAGCGCGTGAACTGGCTGTTGATGTGCGCCGTTCTTTTGTCGTATCTGCACCTGCAGGCTCAGGTAAAACCGGTTTGTTAACTTTAAGGGTATTGAAGTTGCTCGCTTGCGTGCAACAGCCTGAAGAAATTCTTGCTATTACTTTTACTCGCAAAGCCGCACGCGAAATGCACGAGCGTATTACCAGCGTATTGCAGCAAAGTCGCAAGCTTGCGCCTAATTCAGAGGCCTTTGCTGAGCTCGACCCCTACAGTAAAACACTGGTTTCGGCTGGGCATGCTGCGCTTGCGCGCTCGCAAGCGTTGTCGTGGGATCTACTCGATAACTCGCAGCGCTTAAATATTTCCACCATCGATGGCTTTTGTAAATCCTTGTGTAATGCGCTGCCGTTCTTTTCTGGCTTGGGTGCTGGTGCTGGCATTGTAGATACACCAGCGCTTGTTTATATGCAGGCGGTTGAGTCATGGTTGGAGGCTGAGCTCAAAAATGAAGAGCATAAAAACTTGAGTCTTTTGCTCTCGCATTTTGGTGGCCGCGTTGATCGTATTGCACAGTTGTGTGCGCAGTTGCTGGCCATGCGAGAGCAATGGTTACCGCTTGTGATTGCAGCAAGGCAGGAGCAGGCTAATTTACGCCAGCGTTTCGAGTCAGTGATCCAGCTGTGGGTAGAGCGTGCTATAGCTCAAGCGGCCACGGCGCTTGCCTCTTATGAGGGCGATTTACTGAATTTGATTCGCTACGCTGTCAGCAATAAAGATGAGGCCAAAGACGCCTCTATGCTAGAAGCCTTGGCTGAGCATTTGGATGCCTTCCCTTTAGGTGAGCATTCAGTGCAGTGGTGGCAGGCCTTTGCACGTTTTTGCTTAAGTGGTGTGGGCACTGCAAATGTTGCATTTCGCAAACGTCTAGATAAAAACCTAGGTTTTCCTACGGGCCAAGGCAAGGAGGAAAAGCAGCTAGCCAAAGAAAAGAAAGAGGCTTTGAAGGCGATTTTTGCTGAATTGCTAGAGCTAGACGCTGTGCTTGACAAGCTTGCGCTTATTCCCAAGCTCCCACCTGCTCGTTATAGCGACGAGCAATGGCAATTACTTGATGCTTTGCTTCAGGTCTTGCCAGAGCTTGCGGCCGAGCTCAAATTACACTTTGTGGCGCAAGCAAAAACAGACTTTAGTGAAATCAGTATTGGAGCTGTGACTGCCCTGAATGCACAAATAGGCAGTATGGATTTACTGCAGCGGCTCGATTACAGCTTGCAGCATATATTGATTGATGAATTTCAAGATACCAGTCAGTTGCAGCTTGAGTTACTGATGGCGCTAACTCAAGAGTGGTCTCGCGATGATGGGCGCAGCCTCTTTCTTGTTGGGGATGGTATGCAAAGCTGTTATGCCTTTCGCAATGCCAATGTCGGCATTTTCTTGAATATGCGTGAGCACGGCTTAGAAAATATAGATATTCAGGCGCTGGATTTGAATGTCAATTTTCGTTCGACGCCAGTAGTGGTTAACTGGGTGAATGATGTCTTTTCTTATTGTTTTCCTGATAAAAACGACACCGAGTTGGGTGCGGTTGCTTATATCCCAAGTCAGGCGTTTAAGTTAGAGGACACCAATGCGGCAGTGACTTGTGTGGCTCATGTTGATGCTGAGGGTTCGGCGGAGCAAGAGGCCGACTACATTGTTGGGCAAATTCAAAAACTGCGCTTAGAGGCTCCCGATGACAGCATCGCTGTACTTGCCAAAAGTCGCTCTCACTTAGAGGTGCTTATTGCTGCTTTGCGCAATGAAGCTGTGCCCTATCAGGCTCATGAGATCGATGCACTGGCAAGTAAGCGCCATGTGCAAGATGTACTTATTATAGCTCGTTTGTTGGTCAATCCTGCGGATGAGCTCGCTTGGCTTGCCTTGCTGCGCTCACCTTGGTGTGCTTTGGGGCATGAGGCCTTAAGCTGTGTTTTCTCTGCTCGTCCTAATGAGTGCTTACCGAGTAGCTTGCTGCGTAAGCGTATGGTTTTACTCGCTGAGAGGGATGCGGACGCAGTGCAACGCCTAAGTGCTGTGCTTGATGTTCTTGAGCCACTTACGCAGACAAACCACCTTAGAAGTCTATCTGAAAATGTTGAGCGAGCTTGGTTGCAGCTCGGTGGTGCAAGCTTGTTGCTTGATGAAGCACAGAGCCAAGATGTTGATACCTTGTTGACCCTAATTGCCGCACATGAAGACGCTTCTACGATTCGTGACTGGCCCGCTTTTTCTGATGCGCTAACTCGGCTGTATGCGGCTGTGCCTCAGTCTGAGCATAACCCCGTGCAGTTAATGACCATGCATAAAAGTAAGGGCTTGGAGTTTGATGCAGTGTTTTTACCTAATCTGCAAAAACGCGGTCGAGGTGAGGATAGTGAGGCTCTGTATTGGATGGAGCGTTTGAACGATCGTCGTCAAACTGATTTTGTCTTGAGCCCTATTGCAACTTACGATGCCGATGACAAAGTCGCTCTAACTGAGTTTATTAAGTCTCAACGTAAGCAGCAAAAACGCTATGAAGATCAGCGTGTTTTTTACGTTGCTTGTACCCGAGCAAAGAAGCGCTTGTATCTAAGCGCGCAATTAAAGCAAGCTGAGGATGGTCAGTGGCTGCCTCCTAGTTCGAGTAGCTTGTTGCACGCTGGCTGGCAAACCTTGCAGCACGAATTTCGTCCAGCGCCAGAGCACATAAAGGCTGCGGCACTTAAGGAAGAGCAAGTCTCTACCCTGAGCTCCCGCTTTATCTATGCACTGGCGCCCTCCTGGAAGCAGGAATTCGAGCAACGCTTTAAGGAAGCTAAAGCCGAGAGCCCTGAGCCGGGTTTTGATAATAGTCAGCTTGATATACATGAGCTCTGGCGTGAGCATCGCTCTGAAGAGTCACGGGCGGGAACGGTCTTGCATCAGGTGCTGGCTCAGCTGTGCTTAAGGCCCGATAGCGCTTGGCATGATTTTGCTACTCGGCCAGAGTCTTGGTTGCACCTATTTCGCCAGCAAGGTATTCATGCATCTAAGGCTGCGCCTTGGATAAATCAATTTACTCGCTGTGTGCTTAAGCTGCAAAGTGAGCCGCAGGCACGGTGGTTATTAAGCCCTGATTATGTCTTGTCGAAGTGCGAGTGGCCTTTGACTTACCTAGATGCAAGGCAGAGGCGAAAAAATGTGGTGCTCGATCGCTGTTTTATCGATGAACAGAATTGCCTTTGGATTGTGGATTACAAAAGTAGTAGCCCCAAAAAAGGGCAAAATATTGATAGTTTTTTGACTCAAGAGATGGATGCGTACCAAGCTCAGTTGCTGGCTTATTCTGAAGCGGTTGGTCAGTGGCTAAGTAGTCAAGAAAAATACAAACCCCAAAAGATAGCATGTGCTTTATATTTTCCGCTTGAAAATGTGTTTTTTGAGCTAAAACAGCCCTGCTTGGGCTTTTAA
- a CDS encoding nitrite/sulfite reductase, whose amino-acid sequence MYVYDDYDHKIINERVAQFRSQTERYLEGKLKEEEFLPLRLQNGLYVQRLAPMLRIAVPYGMLNSTQLRKLAHITRVYDKGYCHVTTRQNIQLNWPALEQVPDILAELAEVEMHAVQSSGNCIRNVTSDQFAGVAKDEVVDPRPYCEIVRQWSTFHPEFAFLPRKFKIAVSGTEEDRAAIYFHDIGLQLIKNEKGDIGFKVIVGGGLGRTPIIGSVVRDFLPEKDVLTYLEAILRVYNLNGRRDNKYKARIKILVKSMGVEAFAAAVEAQWEHVRDTQTRLTDKEISRAKSFFTEPAYDTIDEQQSLALLQAEAENNKAFARWLKQNVQDHRVDGYRSVTLSLKPVGIPPGDVSDKQLEAIADLADRYSFGEVRSTHEQNVVLADVKVSDLYDLWAALKQAGFATANIGTLTDMICCPGGDYCSLANAKSIPVAEELQREFDDLDYLYDLGDIDLNISGCMNACGHHHIGHIGILGVDKRGDEFYQVQLGGSQRYDAKLAKVLGPSFSRSEVSSVIRKIVETYVAQRIEGESFLSCYERIGIGAFKEQVYVKAS is encoded by the coding sequence ATGTACGTTTACGACGACTACGATCATAAGATCATTAACGAACGCGTCGCTCAATTTCGCAGCCAGACAGAACGCTATCTCGAAGGCAAATTAAAAGAAGAAGAGTTCTTACCTCTTCGCCTGCAAAATGGCCTCTATGTCCAGCGCTTGGCTCCTATGCTTCGTATTGCTGTTCCATACGGCATGCTGAACTCCACACAGCTTCGAAAGCTGGCGCACATCACTCGAGTTTACGACAAGGGCTACTGCCACGTTACTACTCGTCAAAACATACAGTTAAACTGGCCTGCTCTTGAGCAAGTGCCTGATATTTTGGCTGAGCTAGCTGAGGTCGAGATGCATGCCGTTCAAAGTAGTGGCAACTGTATTCGTAACGTTACCTCTGATCAATTCGCTGGAGTGGCCAAGGATGAAGTAGTTGATCCTCGTCCCTACTGTGAAATCGTACGTCAGTGGTCTACTTTCCACCCTGAGTTTGCCTTCTTGCCTCGTAAATTTAAGATTGCAGTTTCTGGCACTGAAGAAGATCGCGCAGCCATTTATTTTCATGATATCGGCTTGCAGCTTATTAAAAATGAGAAAGGCGATATTGGTTTTAAAGTAATTGTTGGTGGTGGCTTAGGCCGCACCCCAATTATAGGTAGTGTTGTTCGTGACTTCTTGCCAGAAAAAGATGTCTTAACCTACCTTGAGGCTATTTTACGTGTCTATAACTTAAATGGTCGCCGTGACAACAAGTACAAGGCTCGTATTAAGATTCTTGTAAAATCAATGGGTGTCGAGGCCTTTGCCGCTGCTGTAGAAGCGCAGTGGGAACATGTACGAGATACTCAAACACGTCTTACCGATAAAGAAATAAGTAGAGCTAAGTCCTTTTTTACTGAGCCTGCTTACGACACCATTGATGAGCAGCAAAGCCTCGCTCTTTTGCAAGCAGAAGCCGAGAACAACAAGGCTTTTGCTCGTTGGCTAAAGCAAAACGTTCAGGATCATCGAGTAGATGGTTATCGTTCTGTAACCTTGAGCTTAAAACCTGTTGGCATTCCACCGGGTGATGTGAGTGACAAGCAGCTAGAAGCGATTGCTGATCTTGCAGATCGTTACAGTTTTGGTGAGGTGCGCAGTACTCATGAACAAAATGTGGTGCTTGCTGATGTTAAAGTCAGTGATCTTTATGATTTGTGGGCGGCACTTAAGCAAGCTGGTTTTGCTACCGCTAATATCGGCACCTTAACGGATATGATTTGTTGCCCAGGTGGCGACTATTGCTCTCTTGCTAATGCTAAATCAATTCCAGTCGCCGAAGAGCTTCAGCGCGAGTTTGACGATTTGGATTACCTATATGATCTAGGTGATATCGACCTGAATATCAGCGGCTGTATGAATGCGTGTGGCCATCATCATATTGGTCATATCGGTATTCTTGGTGTGGATAAGCGCGGCGATGAGTTCTATCAGGTTCAACTTGGTGGCAGCCAGCGCTATGACGCCAAGCTTGCAAAAGTACTGGGTCCATCGTTCTCACGCAGCGAAGTGAGCTCGGTGATTCGTAAAATTGTTGAAACTTACGTTGCTCAGCGTATCGAAGGCGAAAGCTTCCTTAGCTGCTATGAGCGTATTGGAATTGGTGCATTTAAGGAGCAGGTTTATGTCAAAGCTAGTTAA
- a CDS encoding 3-deoxy-7-phosphoheptulonate synthase yields MSNVQDLNIISTETLITPEALQAELPLSDKAAKVVTEGRETIRAILDRKDPRMMVVIGPCSIHDPEAALDYARRLKELADKVKDSLYIVMRVYFEKPRTTVGWKGLINDPYLDDSFKIQDGLHVGRKLMLDIAEIGLPIATEALDPISPQYLQDLVSWSAIGARTTESQTHREMASGLSSPIGFKNGTDGSLTVAINALQSVSSSHRFLGINREGKVSIVHTAGNKYSHVVLRGGGGKPNYDAVSVAMSEKELEKAGVTCNIMVDCSHANSNKNHELQSLVFDNIANQILEGNKSIIGAMIESNIGPGNQKINSDKSKMTYGVSVTDACIDWPTTEANLTDVAAKLKDVLKSRI; encoded by the coding sequence ATGTCTAATGTTCAAGATCTGAACATCATTTCTACCGAAACCCTGATTACGCCTGAAGCGCTTCAAGCGGAGCTACCGCTCAGTGATAAGGCCGCTAAGGTCGTTACTGAAGGTCGCGAGACTATTCGCGCAATTTTGGATCGTAAAGATCCTCGCATGATGGTTGTGATCGGCCCCTGCTCTATCCATGATCCTGAGGCAGCGCTTGATTATGCGCGTCGTCTTAAAGAGCTTGCTGACAAGGTGAAAGACAGCCTGTATATCGTTATGCGTGTGTATTTTGAGAAGCCGCGCACAACGGTGGGTTGGAAAGGACTGATCAATGACCCGTACCTAGATGACTCATTCAAAATTCAAGATGGTTTGCATGTTGGTCGTAAACTCATGTTGGATATTGCTGAAATTGGTTTGCCTATCGCAACGGAAGCCTTAGACCCTATTTCACCTCAGTACCTTCAGGATTTAGTTAGTTGGTCGGCTATTGGTGCACGCACCACTGAAAGCCAGACTCACCGAGAAATGGCTTCTGGTTTAAGTTCACCGATTGGTTTTAAGAACGGCACTGACGGCAGCTTGACCGTAGCGATTAACGCTTTGCAAAGTGTTAGCAGTTCTCACCGCTTCTTGGGTATTAACCGCGAAGGTAAAGTGAGTATCGTGCACACTGCGGGTAATAAGTACAGCCATGTTGTATTACGTGGCGGTGGCGGCAAGCCAAATTATGACGCAGTTAGTGTTGCTATGTCAGAGAAAGAGCTAGAGAAAGCCGGCGTGACGTGCAACATCATGGTTGATTGTAGCCATGCAAATTCAAACAAAAACCATGAGCTACAAAGCTTGGTATTCGACAATATTGCCAACCAGATTCTTGAAGGTAACAAGAGTATTATTGGTGCAATGATCGAGAGTAATATCGGCCCAGGTAACCAGAAGATCAATAGTGATAAGAGTAAAATGACTTACGGCGTATCTGTTACGGATGCGTGTATTGATTGGCCGACAACTGAGGCTAACTTAACGGACGTTGCAGCTAAGCTTAAAGATGTGTTGAAAAGTCGAATCTAA
- the metH gene encoding methionine synthase: protein MNQERQQRLELLQEQLKKRILLLDGGMGTLIQSYKLEEQDYRGETFKSHHVDLKGNNDLLAITRPDVLGEIHRAYLEAGADILETNTFNGTELSQSDYELEPYVDEINLKSTQLARQIADEFSTPERPRFVAGVLGPTSRTASISPDVNDPGARNVDFDTLVVNYVQATKALVEGGADLILIETVFDTLNAKAAVFAVYKVFDELGFELPIMISGTITDASGRTLSGQTTEAFYNSLAHAKPLSIGLNCALGAHELAPYVRELSRVSETYVSAHPNAGLPNEFGEYDQSAEEMASIVEEFAKEGLLNIVGGCCGTTPAHIKALAECVEKYAPRALPEIKPACRLSGLEPLNIDADSLFVNVGERCNVTGSARFKRLVLEGDYTTALEVALAQVEDGAQIIDINMDEGMLDAHAAMDRFLKLIASEPDISKLPIMVDSSKWDVIETGLKCIQGKPVVNSISLKEGKEEFIEKATLCLRYGAAVIVMAFDEDGQADTAARKMEICERSYRVLVDEVGFNPADIIFDPNIFAVATGIEEHNNYAVDFIEATDWIRKNLPHAGVSGGVSNVSFSFRGNNPVREAIHSVFLYYAIKSGMNMGIVNAGQLAIYDELPAELREKVEDVILNRNADATEALLDIAEQYRGDGSASTSKKEDLAWRDEPVSKRLAHALVKGISTYIEDDTEEARQQSSRPIEVIEGPLMDGMNVVGELFGDGKMFLPQVVKSARVMKQAVNYLQPYIEAEKDEASQSNGKILMATVKGDVHDIGKNIVGVVLGCNNFEVVDLGVMVPPEKILEVAKAENVDIIGLSGLITPSLDEMVHLGREMEKQGFDIPLLIGGATTSKAHTAVKIEPQYKRGATVYVADASRAVGVATTLLSDDQEPAFRQKLRDEYEKVRVRRAGRNTKRATMSYEEACKRKPQLDWANYIPPKPSFTGTRTLSDYPLEKLVDTIDWTPFFISWDLAGKYPAILSDEIVGEAATSLFNDAQALLKDIVDNKRLKASAVFGFWPANSRNHDDIIVKDEHGKQLALLNHVRQQMDKNASDPALRSLADFVAPEESGLEDFVGGFAVTAGIGAEELALEYEAKGDDYNAIMVKALADRLAESFAEHLHQRVRTGFWAYVESEELDNEALIKERYQGIRPAPGYPACPDHSEKAKLFELLDATKETGISLTEHFAMFPAAAVSGWYFAHPESKYFNVGKVAKDQIESLAKRKDEGLSVVERWLAPNLDYDPE, encoded by the coding sequence ATGAATCAAGAACGCCAGCAACGCCTCGAGCTCCTTCAAGAACAACTTAAAAAGCGCATCTTATTGCTTGATGGCGGCATGGGTACGCTTATTCAAAGCTACAAGCTTGAAGAACAAGATTATCGTGGTGAGACCTTTAAGTCTCATCATGTTGACCTGAAAGGCAATAACGATCTTTTGGCTATTACCCGACCAGACGTGCTCGGGGAGATTCATCGAGCTTATTTGGAGGCCGGCGCCGACATTCTTGAAACGAATACCTTTAATGGTACTGAGCTTTCCCAGAGTGATTATGAGTTAGAGCCTTATGTTGATGAAATCAATCTGAAGTCGACTCAATTAGCTCGTCAGATTGCCGATGAGTTCAGCACGCCAGAGCGTCCGCGTTTTGTGGCAGGTGTATTAGGCCCTACTAGTCGAACAGCATCGATCTCACCTGATGTTAATGACCCTGGTGCTCGCAATGTCGATTTTGACACTCTAGTGGTAAATTATGTTCAAGCTACCAAGGCCTTAGTTGAGGGTGGCGCGGACCTGATTTTAATCGAGACCGTATTTGATACTCTTAATGCCAAGGCTGCGGTGTTTGCAGTTTATAAGGTTTTTGATGAGTTGGGTTTTGAGCTGCCAATCATGATTAGCGGCACCATTACCGATGCCTCTGGGCGTACCCTAAGTGGTCAAACTACCGAAGCGTTTTACAATAGTTTGGCTCATGCCAAGCCCCTTTCTATTGGCTTGAATTGCGCTTTGGGGGCGCACGAGCTCGCACCTTATGTGCGTGAACTAAGCCGTGTATCAGAAACGTATGTCAGCGCACACCCAAATGCGGGGCTGCCCAATGAATTTGGTGAATACGACCAAAGCGCCGAAGAAATGGCCAGTATTGTTGAGGAGTTTGCCAAAGAAGGCCTACTCAACATTGTTGGTGGTTGTTGTGGTACAACACCTGCCCATATTAAAGCATTGGCTGAATGCGTTGAAAAATATGCCCCTCGCGCCCTGCCCGAGATCAAACCGGCTTGTCGTTTATCGGGTTTAGAGCCTTTAAATATTGATGCTGACTCCTTGTTTGTGAATGTCGGTGAGCGCTGTAATGTCACAGGCTCCGCTCGTTTTAAGCGTTTGGTGCTTGAGGGCGATTACACCACTGCACTTGAAGTCGCTCTGGCGCAAGTAGAAGACGGCGCTCAGATTATTGATATCAACATGGATGAAGGCATGCTCGATGCGCATGCGGCTATGGATCGCTTCTTAAAGTTGATTGCCTCGGAGCCTGATATTTCTAAGTTGCCCATCATGGTCGACTCATCCAAGTGGGATGTTATTGAAACCGGCCTTAAGTGCATTCAAGGTAAGCCCGTTGTGAACTCAATCAGCCTTAAGGAAGGTAAAGAGGAGTTTATAGAAAAGGCAACCCTGTGCTTGCGCTATGGTGCGGCTGTGATTGTGATGGCCTTTGACGAAGACGGTCAGGCAGATACGGCCGCTCGCAAAATGGAAATCTGTGAGCGCAGTTATCGTGTGCTTGTTGATGAAGTTGGTTTTAACCCAGCTGATATCATTTTTGATCCGAATATCTTTGCTGTTGCCACCGGTATTGAAGAGCACAATAACTATGCGGTTGATTTTATTGAGGCAACCGACTGGATTCGTAAGAACTTGCCTCATGCTGGCGTAAGTGGTGGGGTCTCTAACGTAAGTTTTAGTTTCCGTGGGAACAATCCCGTACGTGAAGCCATTCACTCGGTTTTTCTTTATTACGCCATTAAATCGGGCATGAATATGGGTATCGTCAATGCTGGCCAATTGGCCATCTACGACGAGTTACCGGCGGAGCTTCGGGAAAAGGTTGAAGACGTCATACTCAATCGCAACGCAGATGCTACCGAAGCCCTTTTGGATATTGCTGAGCAGTATCGCGGTGATGGCAGCGCCTCAACATCAAAAAAAGAAGATCTTGCTTGGCGAGATGAGCCCGTTAGCAAGCGTTTGGCTCATGCCTTGGTAAAAGGTATTTCCACCTATATTGAAGATGACACTGAAGAGGCTCGCCAGCAAAGCAGTCGACCAATTGAAGTGATCGAAGGGCCACTTATGGACGGCATGAATGTTGTCGGTGAGCTCTTTGGTGACGGTAAGATGTTTTTACCACAAGTGGTTAAATCTGCACGTGTAATGAAGCAGGCTGTGAATTACTTGCAGCCTTATATTGAGGCAGAAAAAGACGAAGCCAGTCAAAGTAATGGCAAGATATTGATGGCAACCGTTAAGGGTGATGTACACGACATTGGCAAGAATATTGTTGGTGTTGTACTCGGTTGTAACAACTTTGAGGTTGTTGATCTTGGTGTGATGGTGCCGCCGGAGAAAATCCTTGAAGTGGCTAAAGCTGAGAATGTCGACATTATTGGTTTGAGTGGCCTTATTACGCCATCACTCGATGAAATGGTGCACTTAGGTCGCGAAATGGAAAAGCAGGGTTTTGATATTCCACTTCTAATCGGTGGTGCGACGACCTCAAAAGCCCATACCGCTGTAAAAATCGAGCCTCAATATAAGCGCGGTGCAACAGTGTATGTGGCCGACGCCTCACGAGCTGTTGGGGTGGCAACCACTCTACTTTCTGACGATCAAGAGCCAGCGTTTCGTCAAAAGCTTCGTGATGAGTATGAAAAGGTGCGCGTTCGCCGTGCAGGTCGTAACACCAAGCGTGCAACAATGAGTTATGAAGAGGCTTGTAAGCGTAAACCTCAGTTAGATTGGGCGAATTATATTCCCCCCAAGCCTAGCTTTACGGGCACTCGTACCTTGAGCGATTACCCTTTAGAAAAGCTGGTCGATACCATCGATTGGACGCCGTTTTTCATTAGTTGGGATCTGGCCGGTAAATACCCAGCCATTCTTAGCGATGAAATAGTTGGTGAAGCCGCTACTTCTCTGTTTAATGATGCTCAAGCTCTGCTTAAAGACATCGTCGACAATAAACGCCTTAAAGCGTCTGCTGTCTTCGGTTTTTGGCCCGCCAATAGTCGTAACCATGATGATATTATTGTTAAAGATGAGCATGGTAAACAGTTGGCCTTGCTTAATCATGTGCGCCAGCAAATGGATAAGAATGCCAGTGATCCTGCTTTGCGAAGTCTGGCTGATTTTGTTGCTCCAGAAGAAAGCGGTCTTGAGGACTTCGTGGGTGGCTTTGCGGTAACGGCAGGTATTGGCGCCGAAGAGTTGGCACTTGAGTATGAGGCTAAAGGCGATGATTACAATGCGATTATGGTTAAAGCGCTAGCGGATCGCTTGGCTGAAAGTTTTGCAGAGCACCTACATCAGCGTGTGCGTACAGGGTTTTGGGCTTATGTGGAAAGCGAAGAGCTGGATAACGAGGCTTTAATTAAGGAGCGCTATCAAGGTATTCGCCCTGCTCCTGGCTACCCCGCTTGCCCAGATCACAGTGAAAAAGCCAAATTATTTGAATTATTGGATGCCACCAAAGAAACCGGTATTAGTCTGACCGAGCATTTTGCCATGTTCCCCGCTGCAGCTGTCTCGGGCTGGTACTTTGCTCACCCTGAATCCAAATACTTTAATGTTGGTAAAGTTGCAAAGGATCAGATTGAGTCACTTGCCAAAAGAAAAGACGAAGGCTTAAGTGTGGTTGAGCGCTGGTTGGCTCCAAACCTAGATTACGACCCAGAGTAG
- the nfuA gene encoding Fe-S biogenesis protein NfuA, translating to MVNVDITDSAQEYLKGLLDKQGNEGTGIRMFVANPGTAKAETCIAYCKPGEEQEDDVKIELNGFDAYFDGPSVPFLDEAKVDYSPDKMGGQLTIRAPNSKMPKLSEDSTLEERINYVLFNDVNPGLAAHGGDVSLIGVTEDKIAILKFGGGCQGCSAVDMTLKQGVEKTLIEQVPELTGVRDETDHTDKSHAYY from the coding sequence ATGGTCAACGTTGACATCACAGATTCCGCCCAAGAATATCTCAAGGGCCTACTCGACAAGCAGGGCAATGAAGGTACTGGCATTCGCATGTTTGTTGCCAACCCAGGTACTGCAAAAGCTGAAACCTGCATTGCTTACTGTAAGCCAGGTGAAGAGCAGGAAGATGACGTTAAAATCGAGCTAAATGGCTTTGACGCTTATTTTGATGGGCCAAGCGTGCCTTTTTTAGATGAGGCCAAAGTTGACTACAGCCCCGATAAAATGGGGGGGCAACTTACCATTCGTGCGCCCAACTCAAAAATGCCAAAACTAAGTGAAGACAGCACTCTAGAGGAGCGTATCAACTACGTGCTCTTTAACGATGTCAACCCTGGGCTTGCCGCACATGGTGGTGATGTCAGCCTTATAGGTGTAACCGAAGATAAAATCGCCATTCTAAAATTTGGCGGCGGCTGCCAAGGCTGCTCCGCTGTCGACATGACTCTAAAACAGGGTGTTGAGAAAACCCTGATTGAGCAAGTGCCCGAACTTACGGGTGTGCGAGACGAAACAGACCACACAGATAAAAGCCATGCTTATTATTAG
- a CDS encoding DUF934 domain-containing protein, which yields MSKLVKLGSVVEDSWALLEESDLPASAAELKEFSLIPVATYLAWADDLPANVSPWLSSDVDVECLRPVLAKLTLIALNFAAFADGRSFSQARILRDQLEYQGELRAVGAFIQDQLFFLRRCGVDSYSVADDADVESMQASLNDFTETYQAACDVQEPLFRRRV from the coding sequence ATGTCAAAGCTAGTTAAGTTAGGCAGTGTTGTTGAAGATAGCTGGGCCCTGCTTGAAGAGAGTGATCTGCCAGCTAGTGCAGCGGAGCTTAAGGAATTTAGTTTAATACCTGTAGCTACCTATTTGGCGTGGGCTGATGATCTGCCTGCCAATGTGAGCCCTTGGTTAAGCAGTGATGTTGATGTTGAGTGTTTGCGCCCTGTATTGGCAAAACTTACACTTATTGCTTTGAATTTTGCTGCTTTTGCCGATGGCCGCAGCTTTTCACAAGCGCGCATCCTACGCGACCAACTTGAATATCAAGGTGAGCTTCGAGCTGTGGGGGCCTTTATTCAGGATCAGCTGTTTTTCCTTCGCCGCTGTGGTGTTGATAGCTATAGCGTTGCCGACGATGCAGATGTTGAATCTATGCAGGCAAGCTTGAATGATTTTACGGAAACCTATCAAGCGGCCTGTGATGTTCAGGAGCCTCTATTTAGACGTCGTGTTTAG